A portion of the Syntrophales bacterium genome contains these proteins:
- a CDS encoding inorganic phosphate transporter, translated as MIDVSLAVVISIVIVALIFDYINGFHDSANSIATIVSTQVLKPHQAVVWAAFFNFVAVFLFDAHVAKTIGTGIINTSIVNNTLIIAALGGAIIWNLLTWWFGLPSSSSHALIGGLIGSGLARGGFDVLVWKGIAKTASFIVFSPVIGLILGLVLMIIVLNLTRFGSVTTSNMLFRRLQLLSAAIYSVSHGMNDAQKTIGIIALVLFSGGYLGPTFRIPLWVIIACYTVIALGTMSGGWRIVKTMGTKITKLQPMGGFCAETAAAVSIIGASLAGIPVSTTHTITGAIMGVGATKRLSAVRWGVAGNIIWAWILTIPISGVLSAGLYLLLTAIFE; from the coding sequence ATGATCGATGTCTCCCTGGCGGTCGTCATCTCCATCGTCATCGTTGCGTTGATTTTCGACTACATCAACGGGTTCCACGACTCCGCCAATTCGATCGCCACCATTGTCTCGACGCAGGTCCTCAAGCCCCACCAGGCGGTTGTCTGGGCCGCCTTCTTCAACTTTGTGGCCGTCTTCCTGTTCGACGCGCACGTGGCGAAAACCATAGGAACCGGCATCATCAACACGTCCATCGTCAACAACACGCTGATCATAGCGGCCCTGGGAGGCGCCATCATCTGGAATCTGTTGACCTGGTGGTTCGGCCTCCCGAGCAGCTCTTCCCACGCGCTGATCGGAGGCCTCATCGGCTCCGGACTCGCCAGGGGGGGCTTCGACGTTCTGGTCTGGAAGGGAATCGCAAAGACGGCGAGCTTCATCGTCTTCTCCCCGGTGATCGGCCTGATCCTGGGACTCGTCCTGATGATCATCGTCCTCAACCTCACCCGCTTCGGCAGCGTGACTACATCCAACATGCTGTTCAGGAGGCTGCAGCTCCTCTCCGCGGCGATTTACAGCGTCAGCCACGGCATGAACGACGCCCAGAAGACCATCGGCATCATCGCCCTGGTCCTGTTCAGCGGCGGCTATCTCGGCCCGACCTTTCGCATTCCCCTCTGGGTGATCATCGCCTGTTACACGGTCATCGCCCTGGGAACCATGTCGGGGGGGTGGCGGATCGTCAAGACGATGGGGACCAAAATCACGAAACTCCAGCCCATGGGCGGATTCTGCGCCGAGACGGCCGCGGCCGTGTCCATCATCGGCGCCTCCCTGGCGGGGATTCCCGTGAGCACGACCCACACGATCACCGGGGCGATCATGGGCGTGGGGGCCACGAAAAGGCTGTCCGCCGTCCGCTGGGGAGTCGCCGGAAACATCATCTGGGCCTGGATCCTGACCATCCCGATCTCGGGCGTTCTATCCGCCGGCCTGTACCTCTTGCTGACGGCGATCTTCGAATAA
- a CDS encoding ATP-binding protein, which translates to MKLRNIPIGMRLGLGLGLIGIILILLILLSAWVINRDHETMDSFVQKNHRQIWCASVVSDSIHSVREVLTTYLQVRDGGRWTLLGVQFLTARATAGNALEEIERIETSDRGREILSRLRRELALLDRGGERVMKMQRMGMNRDAQTEFVLRIHPLLISLHQHCRELITHQEQQTLLERRAVADRHADIRASFILFAVVAVVIAVWTGVHMTRSITVPIRNGVSIADRLAEGDLSMEIRVDRRDEAGKLLEAMKNMVARLREARDLEQQLRQSQKLETLGRLAGGIAHDFNNVLGAILGDAELMRVSRPLDATVTRHSRSIENAVRRASGFVKPLLAFSRQQTLNLETVDIHSVLAEFHQMAQRMIGTNIELSMCLHPSPLWIRIDVSQFNQVLLNLLVNARDAMPEGGAINVETFPLTMDGSILAPFPDAEAVDYIVLSISDTGAGIPVEIREKIFEPFFTTKKGGTGLGLSIVYGIVKQHRGFLDARSNPGGGTIFRVFLPAMPAGAGTAPASGQRAAAETGSESILLVEDNEDVRRTTEEILVLLGYSVTVAADGVEGVEVFRREQERIDLVLMDVMMPRMGGLEAYARMKEIRPGLSVLFMTGCGAGDLPPDIREGGPPALIQKPFCMDELAARLRNVLDRQPEGERAGLFEDRRQQEVQAGG; encoded by the coding sequence GTGAAGCTCAGAAACATCCCCATCGGAATGCGTCTCGGGCTGGGTCTCGGCCTGATCGGCATCATCCTGATCCTGCTCATCCTCCTAAGCGCGTGGGTCATCAACCGGGACCATGAGACCATGGATTCGTTCGTGCAGAAAAACCACCGGCAGATCTGGTGCGCCAGCGTTGTCAGCGATTCCATCCATTCCGTCCGGGAGGTTCTGACAACCTACCTGCAGGTCCGCGACGGAGGGAGATGGACCCTGCTGGGCGTCCAGTTTCTGACGGCCCGGGCCACCGCCGGCAATGCCCTGGAGGAGATCGAGCGGATCGAGACGTCGGACCGGGGGCGGGAGATTCTCTCCAGGCTCAGGAGAGAGCTGGCACTCCTGGATCGGGGTGGCGAGCGGGTCATGAAGATGCAGCGCATGGGGATGAATCGGGACGCCCAGACGGAGTTCGTGCTGCGCATCCATCCGCTTCTCATTTCCCTCCATCAGCATTGCCGGGAGCTGATCACCCATCAGGAACAGCAGACGCTCCTGGAGCGCAGGGCTGTGGCGGACCGGCACGCCGACATCCGGGCTTCCTTCATCCTATTTGCCGTCGTCGCCGTCGTCATCGCCGTCTGGACGGGTGTCCACATGACCCGGAGCATCACCGTGCCGATTCGGAACGGGGTTTCCATCGCCGACCGCCTGGCGGAGGGAGATCTATCCATGGAGATCCGGGTGGATCGGAGGGATGAGGCGGGCAAGCTCCTGGAGGCCATGAAGAACATGGTGGCCCGTCTCCGGGAGGCCAGGGACCTGGAGCAGCAGCTCCGCCAGTCGCAGAAGCTGGAGACCCTCGGCCGCCTGGCAGGAGGAATCGCTCATGATTTCAACAATGTTCTTGGGGCTATCCTGGGGGATGCCGAACTCATGAGGGTGAGCCGTCCCCTGGATGCGACCGTGACGAGGCACAGCCGCTCCATCGAAAACGCCGTCAGGAGGGCCTCCGGCTTCGTAAAACCTCTGCTTGCCTTCAGCCGGCAGCAGACCCTGAACCTGGAGACCGTGGACATTCATTCCGTCCTGGCGGAGTTTCACCAGATGGCGCAGCGAATGATCGGAACGAACATCGAGCTCTCCATGTGCCTTCATCCGTCTCCGCTCTGGATCCGTATCGACGTTTCCCAGTTCAACCAGGTCCTTCTCAACCTGCTGGTGAACGCCCGGGACGCCATGCCCGAAGGGGGAGCGATCAACGTCGAGACGTTTCCCCTCACCATGGACGGCTCGATCCTGGCGCCCTTTCCGGATGCCGAGGCGGTGGATTATATCGTACTGTCGATATCCGATACGGGCGCCGGAATTCCCGTCGAGATCCGGGAGAAGATCTTCGAGCCGTTCTTCACGACCAAAAAGGGTGGAACGGGCCTCGGGCTTTCCATCGTATACGGAATTGTCAAGCAGCATCGCGGATTCCTCGATGCCCGCAGCAATCCGGGCGGGGGGACGATCTTCCGGGTGTTCCTGCCGGCGATGCCGGCCGGGGCCGGGACAGCGCCTGCTTCCGGACAGCGTGCAGCGGCGGAGACAGGGAGCGAATCCATTCTCCTGGTCGAGGACAACGAGGATGTCCGGAGGACCACGGAGGAGATCCTTGTTCTGCTGGGATACTCGGTGACCGTTGCCGCCGACGGGGTGGAGGGGGTGGAGGTCTTTCGCAGGGAGCAGGAAAGAATCGATCTCGTCCTGATGGACGTCATGATGCCCCGGATGGGCGGCCTGGAGGCGTACGCCAGGATGAAGGAAATCCGGCCCGGACTGTCCGTCCTCTTCATGACCGGCTGTGGAGCCGGAGACCTTCCTCCGGACATCCGGGAGGGCGGCCCGCCGGCCCTGATCCAGAAGCCTTTCTGCATGGATGAGCTTGCCGCCAGGCTGAGGAATGTGCTCGACAGGCAGCCGGAGGGCGAGCGGGCCGGGTTATTCGAAGATCGCCGTCAGCAAGAGGTACAGGCCGGCGGATAG
- the pstS gene encoding phosphate ABC transporter substrate-binding protein PstS: MNRRSVCGILLLLAFALLSPGSVSGASVTLKGAGATFPLPFYLKIFEQYQLQTGVEILYQGTGSGKGVRKLLARDVDFAGTDIASSGEEGISGEKFVRIPTCIGAVAVVYNLPGNPQLRFTAQVLSGIFLGRITAWNDPGIAALNPNVPLPNLPIQVIHRSDESGTTYILSEYLSKVDTAWRAAMGTGKILRWPVGRGTGGNAGVAGLVREVSGSIGYVELIYAMANSMTIGHLANRSGRFVAPTMASISLAAEAAKSSNGSRSLTDTPSREGYPVVGYTWLMVFRDQSHPAGKKRKDAEELVNLLYWVTHEGQKYAEELQYVPLPGAAVIQAEADLRKITWKGIPLLKRRR; this comes from the coding sequence ATGAACCGTCGAAGCGTGTGCGGAATCCTGCTCCTTTTGGCCTTTGCGCTCCTCTCTCCGGGAAGCGTCTCCGGCGCCTCCGTAACGCTCAAGGGTGCGGGCGCAACGTTCCCCCTGCCGTTCTACCTGAAGATTTTCGAGCAGTACCAACTCCAGACGGGGGTTGAAATTCTCTATCAGGGAACCGGTTCCGGCAAGGGCGTCCGGAAGCTCCTGGCCCGGGATGTGGATTTCGCCGGTACCGACATCGCCTCCTCCGGGGAGGAGGGGATATCCGGAGAAAAGTTCGTCCGGATTCCGACCTGCATCGGCGCCGTGGCCGTCGTCTACAACCTTCCGGGGAATCCGCAGCTCCGGTTTACAGCGCAGGTTCTGTCGGGCATCTTTCTCGGTCGTATCACCGCCTGGAACGACCCGGGGATTGCGGCCCTCAACCCGAACGTTCCTCTTCCGAATCTGCCGATCCAGGTGATCCACCGGTCGGATGAGAGCGGGACGACGTACATCCTGAGCGAATACCTGTCGAAAGTCGACACGGCCTGGCGAGCGGCCATGGGCACCGGAAAAATCCTCCGCTGGCCCGTCGGGCGCGGCACCGGCGGCAACGCCGGCGTCGCCGGCCTGGTGAGGGAGGTGTCCGGCTCCATCGGTTACGTCGAGCTGATCTACGCGATGGCCAACAGCATGACCATCGGGCACCTGGCGAACCGGTCCGGCCGGTTTGTCGCACCGACCATGGCAAGCATCTCCCTGGCCGCCGAGGCGGCGAAAAGCTCCAACGGCAGCCGGTCGCTGACGGACACCCCGTCCCGGGAGGGCTATCCCGTCGTCGGATATACCTGGCTCATGGTCTTCCGGGACCAGTCCCACCCGGCCGGGAAGAAACGGAAAGACGCCGAGGAGCTGGTAAACCTGCTTTACTGGGTGACCCATGAAGGGCAGAAGTATGCGGAGGAGCTTCAATATGTCCCCCTGCCCGGGGCGGCCGTGATCCAGGCCGAGGCGGACCTCCGGAAAATCACCTGGAAGGGAATCCCCCTGCTGAAGCGTAGACGGTAA
- a CDS encoding alpha/beta fold hydrolase codes for MRASLCILPAAAVVLVLVSVFVFCREPSHDRLPGRMTPPDTQQAQDDRDRSSGWFLKERFVKRRGVAVVIHGLNLKPERMGYIIAALNRAGIDVLNVSLSGHGDNYEPSGGLTAEAARLETFRTVSYPVWQREVMNACRKAGIRADRNRVPLFLVGYSLGGLLGCDLVLTNAGSDVRRMVLFAPALSVKIEAHLLKFLTPFPSLVIDSLSPRWYRANDGTPMAAYRALFEAIGRVEAGAGPRLNVPTLVLIDPGDEFISTEKIREFMTVRGLSRWRVLAVAKDGNVAAATSHHLVIDEAAMGRNAWREVEKAVIGHILKREADS; via the coding sequence GTGCGCGCATCGTTGTGCATTCTCCCGGCGGCGGCCGTCGTTCTCGTACTTGTCTCCGTGTTCGTTTTCTGCCGGGAACCGTCCCACGACCGACTTCCCGGGCGGATGACCCCTCCGGATACGCAGCAGGCGCAGGACGATCGGGATCGTTCCTCCGGCTGGTTTCTGAAAGAGCGCTTCGTGAAACGAAGGGGCGTCGCCGTCGTCATCCACGGCCTCAACCTGAAGCCGGAGCGCATGGGATACATTATTGCGGCCCTGAATCGCGCCGGCATCGACGTCCTGAACGTTTCGCTCTCCGGACACGGCGACAATTATGAACCCTCCGGCGGCCTGACCGCGGAGGCGGCCCGCCTGGAAACCTTCCGCACCGTTTCATACCCGGTCTGGCAGCGGGAGGTCATGAACGCCTGCCGGAAGGCGGGGATCCGGGCCGACCGGAACAGGGTTCCCCTCTTCCTGGTCGGTTATTCCCTCGGCGGCCTCCTGGGCTGCGATCTCGTCCTGACGAATGCCGGTTCGGACGTCCGGCGGATGGTTCTCTTCGCTCCCGCACTGTCCGTCAAGATCGAGGCCCACCTCCTGAAATTCCTGACCCCCTTTCCAAGCCTGGTCATCGACAGCCTGTCTCCCCGGTGGTACCGGGCAAACGACGGCACTCCCATGGCCGCCTACAGGGCTCTCTTCGAGGCGATCGGGCGCGTGGAAGCTGGCGCCGGCCCCAGGTTGAACGTCCCGACCCTGGTCCTGATCGACCCGGGGGATGAGTTCATCTCCACGGAAAAGATCCGGGAATTCATGACCGTCAGGGGGCTCAGCCGCTGGCGCGTTCTCGCCGTCGCGAAAGACGGGAACGTGGCGGCTGCGACGTCCCATCATCTCGTCATCGACGAGGCGGCCATGGGACGGAATGCCTGGAGAGAAGTCGAGAAGGCCGTCATCGGTCACATCCTCAAAAGGGAAGCGGATTCATGA
- a CDS encoding DUF3047 domain-containing protein, translating to MILTPRLGLRERLRRSPSGLVFWASVAAVVLLVSRWEPASAGPPRDSRETQKLEIRMVPDPAGPRGVPAGWQVQRYRGEPEPVLEEQGGRFRLRLASRGDMAWGIRKKINVDLREFPCLQWTWMATRLPRGGDVRHRETDDQALQLYVVFPGRGLNGRLSRTALAYVWENQAPKGLVTSSPQPSMKRVRYIVLRNRTDPLGARVTEKRDVLKDASALYRDLGLGEPPPAEGILLFINTHKTGSEAEGHIGDIFFSTR from the coding sequence ATGATCTTGACCCCGCGCCTCGGACTCCGGGAGCGACTGCGGAGAAGCCCGTCCGGGCTGGTCTTCTGGGCTTCCGTGGCTGCTGTCGTCCTGCTTGTTTCCCGATGGGAGCCTGCATCGGCCGGGCCGCCGCGGGACTCCCGGGAAACGCAGAAGCTGGAAATCCGGATGGTTCCGGATCCGGCCGGGCCGAGGGGGGTCCCCGCGGGCTGGCAGGTCCAGCGTTACCGGGGAGAGCCGGAGCCGGTCCTGGAAGAGCAGGGCGGACGATTCCGGCTGCGCCTGGCGAGCCGGGGCGACATGGCCTGGGGCATCCGGAAGAAAATCAACGTCGACCTCCGGGAATTTCCCTGCCTGCAATGGACCTGGATGGCCACCCGCCTTCCCCGGGGTGGGGATGTCCGGCACCGCGAGACGGACGACCAGGCCCTTCAGTTGTATGTCGTTTTCCCGGGGAGAGGTCTCAACGGGCGGCTTTCCAGGACCGCCCTCGCCTATGTGTGGGAGAACCAGGCGCCGAAGGGCCTCGTGACATCCAGCCCCCAGCCGTCGATGAAGCGGGTCCGGTACATCGTCCTGCGCAACCGGACGGACCCGCTCGGAGCCCGGGTGACGGAAAAGCGGGACGTCCTGAAGGATGCGTCGGCGCTGTACCGTGACCTGGGACTCGGCGAGCCGCCGCCCGCGGAAGGGATTCTTCTGTTCATCAACACCCACAAGACCGGCAGTGAGGCGGAGGGGCACATCGGCGATATCTTCTTTTCCACCCGATGA
- a CDS encoding bifunctional diguanylate cyclase/phosphodiesterase, with amino-acid sequence MESMTSVRRHVRRGNTLESPDESRIAEFIGRVAPRPHFHPLLDLLTGSVLGFEVLSRGNPPFASPGSMFGEAAKRGCTWEMERACRIAALEKIAALPEDYRSAVYFINVSPDIFSDPRFLERFTQVRLSEYGLDQGQIVIEITEEKAFADVEHFAGLIRHYVNQGFRISLDDFGSGYSGLISLVASTPHYLKLDMAIVRDVHLHDYKQKLLKSMASFASSVNAKLIAEGVESWEELDVLLKFGVRYAQGFLFGLPEAEPYLPTEEMKRTIASLVKRYDSAKVDLDEVIGSLVIRPMTIAKRTVDCRAMDGMFKNSLHLDHVVVLDGEEIGGLVTRQHFYIQTGGAFGYQLFQKKPVETVCKRNPLVVEDRITVTTLAKLAMDRFQEDLYDPVLVVDRNQRFVGSVTMKQIITKAVELEVRCAMGANPLTNLPGNEMIRNWIHDALLLPAYSILYADLDNFKGFNDVYGFLMGDEMLRLTAKVLSESLPSLPAGSRLGHIGGDDFVIVCPGIVDDDAVRRMCEAFDREKMALFREEHVRQGYMDIRDRQGNSFQAPLSTISIAIVDSRRVWVDPHPALFSVVAASLKKKVKEMTREAGRSGFLFEQRIYGGADTLHYEGYGGREAG; translated from the coding sequence TACCCTGGAGTCGCCGGACGAGAGCCGGATCGCCGAATTCATCGGCCGCGTCGCCCCCCGTCCCCACTTTCATCCCCTCCTCGACCTCCTGACGGGAAGCGTCCTGGGGTTTGAGGTCCTGTCCCGGGGAAATCCCCCCTTTGCCAGCCCCGGATCCATGTTCGGCGAGGCCGCAAAAAGGGGCTGCACCTGGGAAATGGAGAGGGCCTGCCGGATCGCCGCCCTGGAAAAGATCGCTGCCCTGCCGGAGGATTATCGCTCCGCCGTCTATTTCATCAACGTGAGCCCGGACATCTTCAGCGATCCCCGCTTCCTCGAACGCTTCACCCAGGTCCGGCTGAGCGAGTACGGCCTCGACCAGGGGCAGATCGTCATCGAGATCACCGAAGAGAAGGCCTTTGCGGACGTCGAGCACTTTGCCGGTCTGATCCGGCACTATGTGAACCAGGGCTTCCGGATTTCCCTGGATGACTTCGGCTCCGGCTATTCGGGGCTGATCTCCCTGGTCGCCTCGACACCCCATTATCTCAAGCTGGACATGGCCATCGTCCGGGACGTCCACCTCCACGACTACAAGCAGAAGCTTCTGAAATCGATGGCGTCCTTTGCCAGCAGCGTAAACGCCAAGCTCATCGCCGAGGGGGTCGAGTCGTGGGAGGAGCTGGACGTCCTCCTGAAATTCGGCGTCCGCTATGCCCAGGGGTTTCTCTTCGGCCTGCCCGAAGCGGAGCCGTATCTACCCACGGAGGAAATGAAGAGGACCATCGCCTCCCTGGTCAAGCGTTACGACTCCGCGAAAGTGGACCTGGACGAGGTGATCGGCAGCCTCGTCATCCGGCCGATGACGATAGCGAAACGAACGGTCGACTGCCGGGCGATGGACGGCATGTTCAAGAATTCCCTTCACCTGGATCACGTGGTGGTCCTCGACGGGGAGGAAATCGGCGGGCTCGTCACCCGGCAGCACTTCTACATCCAGACGGGAGGGGCCTTCGGCTACCAGCTCTTCCAGAAGAAGCCCGTCGAAACAGTCTGTAAGCGGAACCCCCTGGTGGTGGAGGACCGGATCACCGTGACCACCCTGGCCAAGCTGGCCATGGACCGCTTCCAGGAGGATCTCTACGACCCGGTGCTGGTGGTGGACCGCAACCAGCGATTCGTGGGCAGCGTCACCATGAAGCAGATCATCACGAAGGCCGTCGAGCTGGAAGTCCGCTGCGCCATGGGGGCGAATCCCCTGACGAACCTCCCCGGGAACGAAATGATCCGCAACTGGATCCACGACGCCCTGCTCTTGCCGGCCTACTCCATCCTGTACGCCGATCTGGACAACTTCAAGGGATTCAACGATGTATACGGCTTTCTCATGGGCGACGAAATGCTGCGCCTGACCGCGAAGGTCCTCTCGGAAAGCCTCCCGTCGCTTCCGGCTGGTTCCCGGCTCGGGCACATCGGCGGAGACGATTTCGTCATTGTGTGTCCCGGGATTGTGGATGACGACGCGGTTCGGAGGATGTGCGAGGCCTTCGACCGGGAGAAGATGGCGCTGTTCCGGGAGGAGCATGTCCGGCAGGGATACATGGACATCCGGGACCGGCAGGGGAACTCCTTCCAGGCGCCCCTGTCGACGATCAGCATTGCCATCGTCGACAGCCGGCGCGTCTGGGTGGATCCGCACCCGGCCCTGTTTTCCGTCGTGGCGGCGTCCCTGAAGAAGAAGGTGAAGGAGATGACCCGCGAGGCCGGCCGGAGCGGATTCCTCTTCGAACAGCGGATCTACGGCGGCGCGGACACCCTGCACTATGAGGGATACGGAGGCCGAGAGGCGGGATGA